The genomic window CGGCATCAGCTGGGGGTTGTCCCCGGCCTGTCCCTCGGTGATCGTCAAGGACAGTGGCCGTCCCTTGTTGTCCACAGCGAGGTGGACCTTGCTGGTCAGCCCGCCGCGGGAGCGTCCGAGGGCCTCACCTTGTACTGGCGTGACCGCGCAGGTGCGCTGCCCTTCACGCCAGTAGGGCACCGGGTCCGCCCCTTTTTTCGCGCTCCGGCGGAGTGCTGGTGGGCGCGGATGCTGGTGGAGTCCACGTGGACGACCAGCTCGACGGGTTCGCCGTCGTTGTGGGTCTGCACGTGGGAGAAGATCTTGTCCCAGGTGCCGTCGGCTTCCCAGCGGCGCAGGCGTTCGTGGGCGGTCTTCCAGGGGCCGTAGCGTTCGGGGATGTCGCGCCAGGGGGCGCCGGTGGTCAGCTTCCAGACGATGGCGTTCAGGACTTGGCGGTGGTCTCTCCAGCGTCCGTTGCGCCGTCCGGAGGTGGGCATGAGGGGTTCGATGGCTGCCCAGGCCTGGTCGGTGACTTCATGGCGTCGGACCATCACTCCAGGGTGAACTACACCCGGAGAAGATCGCCAGGACAGGCTCTAGGAGCAGCC from Quadrisphaera setariae includes these protein-coding regions:
- a CDS encoding IS5 family transposase (programmed frameshift), which codes for MVRRHEVTDQAWAAIEPLMPTSGRRNGRWRDHRQVLNAIVWKLTTGAPWRDIPERYGPWKTAHERLRRWEADGTWDKIFSHVQTHNDGEPVELVVHVDSTSIRAHQHSAGARKKGRTRCPTGVKGSAPARSRQQGEALGRSRGGLTSKVHLAVDNKGRPLSLTITEGQAGDNPQLMPLLDAIALKTGRPGRPRTRPEHVVADKAYSHKSTRRELRRRRVAHTIPEKSDQIAWRQRQGSCGGRPPNFDREKYRDRNVVERCFNRLKQRRALSTRYAKRASLYRALAIIACTLIWLKK